The following DNA comes from Acidobacteriota bacterium.
GTCCACCGGATGGCGGTCCGTCTGGGAAACGCGAGGATCGAGCCAAGCGTCCGCCCCTATTCCCCCCGCGTACGGAACCGTACGCCCCCCCGTCGCCGACACGAACGCCCGATACTCCCCAACCGTCACCTCGTACCGCCCCATGGCCAAGTCGCCGTCGGCGAGAACTACCATCTCCGGACACTCGTCGCAGTCCCGAAACACATCGCCACGACGACGGCGAAGGCCGGGATCGAGAGAAACGTACAGCGTATAGCGGTCGATCTGACCTTCACCCCGAAAGCTATCTACCTGCACGAAGCAGACGCCAGGAGACACCCGGCGCCGAATCCGAAAATTGAACATCTCTCCACCATCGTCGTCGATGACCTCGCTTTCGTTGCTGCAATCGCCCGTGAGACGTCCCAGCGTGTCCGCATGGCCACTCGTCTCAGCCGTCAACGTGCCAGCCCTCCGGATGTTGAATCGAAAAACGTCGACGTCGTCCTGACCTTCCAGCCTTCCGCGCACGTACGACCCCAACTCGACCTCCGTTGCCGCGCTCCCGATATCGCCGTGGTCGTCTTCGGCCGCAGACCCGGGAGCGGCCACATTGACCTGCGTCAGGCTGGACATGCCGTCCAGTAGTGTTCTGGCGACGCGAAAGCCATGTATGGCCCACCGCGACTGCGGGTGCCGGGTGACGAACCGGGTGCGCACGTGCAAGCCGGAGGCGTCATCACTGGACCAGGTGCCGTAGGGGCGCACCATACGCTCGCCGCAGTCGTCCCCGCAGTCCGCCATCCACTCTCGCACGTTCCCGAGCATGCCGAATAGACCCGTCGAGTTCGCACGGTAAGAATCCACGGGGCAGGTTCCACGCCGTTCCGAACGCGCGTAGCACACCGGCCGAGAATCCGCCACCCCTGCTTCCCACTCCGCACCCGTCGGCAACCGATACCGTGCCCCCGTCTGTCGGCTCAGCCACGACACATACTGCTGCGCCTCGTCCCAGTTCAAGCACGTCACGGGGTGGCGATCCGTCTGCGGAAAGTAGGGATCCTGCCACCCATCGGCGCAATAGTACCCGGCGCCTGGACCGAAGCGCGCACCGGCGCCCGTCGCCGACGCGAACGCACGATACTCGCCTACCGTCACCTCGAAGCGTCCCAGTGCCACACCGGCACCCGGCAACACCACCATCTCCGGGCACACCTCGCACTCGCGGAACACGCTGCCTGGCGGCCACCGGGCAAGCCGCTCGCGTTCCGCGATCTCCCGAGACAACCTCAGTTCTCCAGAATCGAGCAGCTCCAGTGCCTCTCGATAGAATTCGCCCGCTGTACCAGCGGCTATCAGGTACTCGTTCAACGACGCGATTGCCGTCTCCGTCCGGCCGGCGGCGAAGGCCATTTGCGCGTACCGGAAGCGAAAGTCGTTTGCCAACGCGAGCCCGTGCTCCCTTTCCAGAGCGAGGACCTCGTTCATCACTTCGAGCGCGGCTTCGGGCTCCTCGGCGGCGAGAAGCCGTTCCGCCCGCACCAGATGGCGGTCAGCCATGATCTCCGGCGGCAGTTGGGCGTTCCCGGTTGCCTCCGTAGCACCGGTCTGGGCGCGTTGGGTCGGCAGTGCCGAGAGCAGCTCTAGTGCCTCTCGATAGAATTCGCCCGCTGTACCAGCGGCTATCAGGTACTCGTTCAACGACGCGATTGCCGTCTCCGTCCGGCCGGCGGCGAAGGCCATTTGCGCGTACCGGAAGCGAAAGTCGTTTGCCAACGCGAGCCCGTGCTCCCTTTCCAGAGCGAGGACCTCGTTCATCACTTCGAGCGCGGCTTCGGGCTCCTCGGCGGCGAGAAGCCGTTCCGCCCGCACCAGATGGCGGTCAGCCATGATCTCCGGCGGCAGTTGGGCGTTCCCGGTTGCCTCCGTAGCATCTGTCTGGGCGCGTTGAGGCGGCAGTGCCGATGGCAAGGCACCCTCCAACGGCGGTGCGGCGGCCCTTCGAAGAAGCTCAACCTCCGCTCCAGTCAGGTACCCCGTCGACATCGCTCCTTGCGCCTGCTGCCAATCCCGAATCGCACCGCGAGTCCGCGGGCCGAACAGGCCATCCGGCGCGCCCGGGTCGAATCCCTCGTTACGAAGCCCCTGCTGAATCACTCGCCGCGTTGGCCGATCCAGACTCAGCGATGCCTCCACCGCCGAGGGCGCATTCTGTCCGGCCACGGCCGCCGCCGTGGCCGACATCCCGCTCGACATGAGCAGAGTTGCGGCTAGCGCTATCAACAACAGACCGACGGTTGGCTTCTCAGGTTGCATTGTCGGTTCTCCTCCCCTACCACGTGCCGAGCGCCAGCAGCACGATCAACGTTTCCCGGAACAGCCGCACCGGCACGTTGCCCTCGGCGTCCTGGCTTCAGGCCGCCACGGAGCCGTCCGCACTCGAGCGTAAACAGAGCACACAGTTGTCGCCCACCTGCACCGGGTCGCCGGGCCGGACACCTGCCGTCGCCCCGTCGACCACCCCCCAATCGTCTCGAGATGCAACTCGGACCTCGACCTGACCGAACCGGTTGTCGGGCTTCACCTGGACGCTGCCGGTCCGCTGCGTCTTCTGCGCGCCGGCGGCCGACGACGACACCACCGCCAGCACCGCCCCGCCTGCGGTTGCCGCCAAGCGATTGCGAATTCTCGTCATCGTCGTCTCCAGCCGACCGGGCCTGGTGCGGAGCCCAATAGCAGGGCGACGACACCGGGCCGCCAGAACTTACGCCAGACCTTCAGCAGCCAAGAGGCTCGCCGGCAGGTCGAGTCGAGCCCCGAAGTGTCACCTCGACCTCCCCCTTCGCTTGGTCGTTGCCGTTGGTCCCATACTGCCCACTCGCAACGTGCCGCACCGTAACTGCCGCGGTCCCCTTGTTGTTTCTATAGAACGCACCCCACGTAAACAGCACGGCGTCGTTCAAATAGAGATACAGTCTCCCGGACCTACGGGCCCCAATGCGAGCGATAAGCCTATCGTTCTCTTTACCAGTAACCGATCCGTATACCGCAAGAGGATATATGTCAAATCGACTCGCCCCGACGCGGGCCACCGGTTCATACCAGTTTACGAACAAGTATCGTCGCAGTGGCGTAAAGCCGTACATGTACAGGGGCGGGTTGGTCCATCCTATAACATCAGCCCTTAGCGTCTGATCTCGCCATTCTGTCGAGATCCGGAAATCGATCTCGTACTCTTCACCTTCCTTCACCGCTAACCCGGTGTCGAAGCAGAGCTCCGTCGGCACAAAAGTAAACTGCTGGCCAAATTCGGCCGCGACATCCGGGCGTCGCCCGCAAACGCCGCCAAGGCCTTCCGCTACGGTAAATACCAGTCGGCTGCAGGCCGCCAGTACCATAAACAACAGGAAAAAGACTGCAACCGTTTCGAGTCCGATGCGAGACGATCTACTGACACTACTCCCCCACCGCTCCCGCCAGTCAGCCACTGTTCTGCGGAAGGAGCCCACAGCTGTGTCAACCGGCACTGTCGGTTTTGCTGCGTGGCTCCAATTGCCTCGCATCTCCGCTCGAATTGCGTCACGGACCTTCCGGCTCCACAGTAGCAGTATGCCGATGAGAGTAAGGAACCCAACGAACGTAATCGGATACTCGCTGTACCGCCCTGCCCAGCTTCCAACGAAACCTAGACCGGGAACTCTGCCAACGGTGTCCGGTATCGCGCAGACTACAACCGCCAATGTCCCGACCCAAGTTTCCAGGAACGGGATCAAGCCGTCGCCATCATCGCGGCCAGGCAGAAGAGGACAAGCGGCAAACGTGACCATCGTAATAAGGGTCGCCAAGTAGAGTAGTTTGCGAACCAAAACCTTGTTCCACAGCCAGGACTGCGTGGTCCTACGGTCGGCGGCTTGCTTCTCGGTCTCGTACCCCGCTTTGGAGCCCTCGACAATGTTCCCGGCATCTGTAAGTACGTCGTAATCGGCTGGAATGTTTATGGGCGCGTAGGCGTTACCATCTCTCAAAATGCGATCAAATACGGTGTGGTGAATCAATGGCTTTGTAATCTTAACCGAATTGTCGTGCACGTCGGCAATCGGAGTTACTCGGAGCGGAGTCGACAGGGCATTGACGTAAGCCTTTATCCAGTTGGCAAGACCGGGCTTGCTGTCGTCATTCAACTGTTCGATGTTCCGAGGGGCATAGCGATAGAAGGCACCGTCGCCACTCCTGCTGTCGTGCGCAGGTGCATATGTGGCGGCTTGGTTTCTCAAGGAATTGTACTCGTGGGTCAGATACTGCAAGCCGTGATGCGTACTCTCATCTACAATCCACATAAGCGGGACCAATGCCAGTGCGTCGTCCGGATAGCCCCCTCCGACATTGGCGTGCACACCAGGAAACCAGGCCTGAGCCAAACGGGCGTCCGTAACCTTGGTGCCTCTGCAGTGGTTGTGTTCATTCCATAGCATCGGTTCGAATGACTCGCGCTGCTCGTCAAGAGACAAAGCGTGGCGAGCGTGTTCGACGCGATTGGATAGATTGCGATCCTTGGCAGTTAGGGGCCAAACAACCATATCCC
Coding sequences within:
- a CDS encoding SUMF1/EgtB/PvdO family nonheme iron enzyme — translated: MQPEKPTVGLLLIALAATLLMSSGMSATAAAVAGQNAPSAVEASLSLDRPTRRVIQQGLRNEGFDPGAPDGLFGPRTRGAIRDWQQAQGAMSTGYLTGAEVELLRRAAAPPLEGALPSALPPQRAQTDATEATGNAQLPPEIMADRHLVRAERLLAAEEPEAALEVMNEVLALEREHGLALANDFRFRYAQMAFAAGRTETAIASLNEYLIAAGTAGEFYREALELLSALPTQRAQTGATEATGNAQLPPEIMADRHLVRAERLLAAEEPEAALEVMNEVLALEREHGLALANDFRFRYAQMAFAAGRTETAIASLNEYLIAAGTAGEFYREALELLDSGELRLSREIAERERLARWPPGSVFRECEVCPEMVVLPGAGVALGRFEVTVGEYRAFASATGAGARFGPGAGYYCADGWQDPYFPQTDRHPVTCLNWDEAQQYVSWLSRQTGARYRLPTGAEWEAGVADSRPVCYARSERRGTCPVDSYRANSTGLFGMLGNVREWMADCGDDCGERMVRPYGTWSSDDASGLHVRTRFVTRHPQSRWAIHGFRVARTLLDGMSSLTQVNVAAPGSAAEDDHGDIGSAATEVELGSYVRGRLEGQDDVDVFRFNIRRAGTLTAETSGHADTLGRLTGDCSNESEVIDDDGGEMFNFRIRRRVSPGVCFVQVDSFRGEGQIDRYTLYVSLDPGLRRRRGDVFRDCDECPEMVVLADGDLAMGRYEVTVGEYRAFVSATGGRTVPYAGGIGADAWLDPRVSQTDRHPVDSVSWDEAQEYVQWLSLRTGATYRLPSEAEWVRAASGSDLGCHYSRTGHPSRTCPVGSYGSNQAGLSDMFGNVSEWTSTSDCPEHCNRRVIRGGEHGRFIPPEVRHLPRESVGPDFHSAGFRVARRLGS
- a CDS encoding DUF2235 domain-containing protein, which produces MKKIVLFADGTGNSSASPQKTNVWRAYQALDRTPDSNQVAFYDNGVGTSSFTPFAILGLAFGWGVARNVKQIYGFLCRTYDPGDAIYAFGFSRGAFTIRMVVALIANQGIIDRTRVSDENDLDRLIAAAYHRFRRENFTPSFLSFFLRPVRDWFLHVCHGFRGLPPYNKSLNIMCPSLVKFVGVWDTVDAYGLPIDELTRAWDMVVWPLTAKDRNLSNRVEHARHALSLDEQRESFEPMLWNEHNHCRGTKVTDARLAQAWFPGVHANVGGGYPDDALALVPLMWIVDESTHHGLQYLTHEYNSLRNQAATYAPAHDSRSGDGAFYRYAPRNIEQLNDDSKPGLANWIKAYVNALSTPLRVTPIADVHDNSVKITKPLIHHTVFDRILRDGNAYAPINIPADYDVLTDAGNIVEGSKAGYETEKQAADRRTTQSWLWNKVLVRKLLYLATLITMVTFAACPLLPGRDDGDGLIPFLETWVGTLAVVVCAIPDTVGRVPGLGFVGSWAGRYSEYPITFVGFLTLIGILLLWSRKVRDAIRAEMRGNWSHAAKPTVPVDTAVGSFRRTVADWRERWGSSVSRSSRIGLETVAVFFLLFMVLAACSRLVFTVAEGLGGVCGRRPDVAAEFGQQFTFVPTELCFDTGLAVKEGEEYEIDFRISTEWRDQTLRADVIGWTNPPLYMYGFTPLRRYLFVNWYEPVARVGASRFDIYPLAVYGSVTGKENDRLIARIGARRSGRLYLYLNDAVLFTWGAFYRNNKGTAAVTVRHVASGQYGTNGNDQAKGEVEVTLRGSTRPAGEPLGC